The following DNA comes from Leucoraja erinacea ecotype New England chromosome 38, Leri_hhj_1, whole genome shotgun sequence.
tattattttATTCATATTATAAATTAATATTCACATTAATAAATTTTATTCATATTATTGTAAACtgcagctcaataaaatggcatcatgtcatacccatgtcatactacgcttttttcgcagagtggcgcatcttgctctgctctataatcgtTGGTTTTCAGGGGTCTGGGCAGCAGCTTCAGGGAGGGTCCTCCTTTTCTAACTAGAAgggagatagacgcaaaatgctggggtaactcagcagggcgggcagcatctctggagagatggttcgggtcgagacccttcttcagatgtctatCTAGTCTTTTGTGTCGAAcagcctttggtttaaaccggcatctgcagttccttcctgcactctacCTTTccaaggagaccagaactgtgcaaGGCTACATGAGTTCCAACTGCAGGGGCCACCTCCGATCTCATCCAGTCTGatatcccaacttgtccattgcATGCTGTAACCAAAACTTATTTACTATCATGCCTTGGCATggagggaggccattcagcccgttgagtctatgctggctctcagaacaaaaggctgtttccactagtgggagaaggaCTAGTGAGGTATTGGATCTATGATGGGTATAGGATGAGCAAGGTGTCGGGCTGGAATGTAACCCAGTATGTGGCTGGATGAGTTGAGCCTCCTGGGTTGGGCACATGCTGAGTTAAGCTGGGGTGCAAATTTGGGTCACCTTAGGGCATCATCCCACGATCTCTTCCAGGCATAGTCACCGGCCCGAACCTTCTCAGCACCACCTTTCTCCCATCATTCAGGTCAGAAGTGAACTTGCTTCCTGCTGATGACACGGTTCAGTTCCATTCACAGCTCCTCGGAAAATgaagcatccactccctacacacgtccCATGTTGTTGACTCTTAATTGCCCTCTGAAAAGGTCCCGCTAGCTCTTGGGAATCTTGGGCAATCCTGGATCCTTCTCAACATGGACTCGTGATGGCTTAGATCAAAACCAGGGAAGGAATCTTCAtcttgattagaaacatagaaaataggtgcaggagtaggccattcggcccttcgagtctgcaccgccattcaatatgatcatggctgatcatccaactcggtatcctgtacctgccataccccctgatccctttagccacaagggccacatctaactccctcttaaatatagccaatgaactgtggcctcaaccaccttctgtggcagagaattccacagattcaccactctctgtgtgaaaaatgattttcgcatctcggtcctaaaagatttcccccttatccttaaactgtgaccccttgtcctggacttccccaacatcgggaacaatcttcctgcatctagcctgtccaaccccttaatgttgtaagtttctataatgcaTCGTAGTGCTCCCCCATGTTGAATAACACTTGGGGAGGAAGCATTGAAACGGTAGAGAGGATTGGGGACTTCAATATCCGTCACCAAGACAAGCTTCATAACACCATCCTAACCAAAAGGTTTGAGTCTGAAATGAGCAAGCAGTTATGTTGGGGGGGCAGATGATGAGTGAACCAAACCCAGGTTAAAACAATCTCGGTCTTTGTGGCCTTCTGAGGATGTGCTCCCTGTGAGATACCAATGCAGGTGGCCACCTCTTGGCTTTGTGACGAACAGCCCTCATTGCACTGGCATTGTGATGTTGTGTGGAACCACCATTGTGCTAAAGGTGGTAGATGCAGAATGGAAGGTAGATCAAAGCAGGGTCTTAAACATTGTGGATCATCGGAAGAACACAATTGGATTCTACTGCATTTGGGAGACCTTGGGGGCCCAGCATGTCCATCAATCcagggtttgtaaattaattggcttggtataaatgtaaattatccctagtgtgtgcaggggagatttagtgtgctgggatcgttggttggagcagactcgctgtatctctaaactaaactaaactaaactaaacttgcaactTGATACATTCCTTGTCATTTCAAGAAAAGGCAAAGAGTACTGTACAGAGAAAATGCTGCAGAACAAGCCAACCCTCCCTGCCCTATGTTCTGGAACCCGTCGAGCTGCTATGTTTATTGCAACAGTCTCATCCACCACAAATTCTGGAAAGTTGCCGGGGGCATGTCTTGCCAAGAAAACCTGGCAGAAATCCGGTTtgtctagtttggagatacagcgcagaaacagcaaATTTGGTTCAaattcgagtccgcgccgaccagcgatccccgcacgttaacactatcttacacacgccggggacaatttacacacgaaccaagccaattgacctacatacctgcacggctttggagcgtGGAGGGAAAGCGAAGGtctcggaggaaatccacgctaagtcacggggagaatgtacaaactatgtacagacagtacccctagtcggaatcgaacccggtgctgtaaggcagtaactctgccaagTTGCTATCCAATCAGTGTGTACTCAACATCCGATAGAAGGTGACGTCAGGAACAACCTGTTCACTGTTGCCTGGTTTGCATTCTGCCGCAAATCTGCATTCAAACCCATATTATATCCTCTGTTCCAGAGATGAAGTGTGAGTGATCGCCTTTGACACCAAGGAGGCTTGGACAACCCAGTAAGATTAGAGGCAATGATCAGCACCAGTTACCTTCACAAAAACCACAGAGGAAGAtttaatgggtggcgttttgggtcgagacctcacgtcacccattccttctctccagagatgctgcctgtcccgctgagttactccagaattttgtgtctatcttcggtttaaacctgcgccTGCAGATCATTCCTACCAGAGGAAGTTTGAATTGTTGGAGATCCAATAATCCCAGGTTTAAGAAagacgcacagtgctggagttactcagtgggtcaggcggcatctgtggagaaacggaacgggtgacgtttgtgGCCGGAACTCTTCTGCAtatcatgctgcctgacctactgagttgctccagccctttgtgcctaccttccatataaacctgcatctgaagTTCTCCCTGCACAACCCAAGGCTTTAGCTGTTGATTCAGGAGTTGTACAGCCTAGTGCACAAGTCCGAATGTCGTCAATTACTTTGGCTCctttgtaaaagccctgtcccactgtacaagttaattcaagagttctcccgagtttgccctgattggaactcggagatttacggtaatagccgctcgtaagtactcggggctctcgtggacatttttcaacatgttgaaaaatcttaccgcgtttccccgagtacctgccgttagcgttacgagcctccaagagacgtccccgagctccgacgaacccgctacgtacattctccgtgcttaccacgagtttgatatatttcttaaactcgggagagctcttgaatgaacatgtacagtgggacagggttttaagGTTGGGTGCAGGAATGAGTGATGTGTGCAAGTAAACAGCTTCTCCagctcatcgagtccacactgaccatccaaCACCTCTTTAAACTAAGGTAGTTTAGTAGATGCAGAACCCCTTTAAACTAATCTTATTTTATTCCACCCTCCCACACACCTATCGACCCACCAGATTCTATCTATCACCTGCACTATTTACGATGGCCtatttgcatgtctttgggatgtggaaggcaaTCCATAcgggcagtttagtttattgtcacgtgtaccgaggtacagtgaaatgctgttGCTGCATGCTAATCGCAGGGACGACGTGCAAACTCGGGAGCATTCTGATGCCAGCTCTGTGTGATCCTTCGTTAGTGCTCACCTCCACTGCATTAGATATCAAAGCAGTTCCTATCTGTCGGCGTCCGCCAATCAGCAGGCTCGCCGGTGGAAGTACCGCACCCCTACAGGGGCCGAACACCAAACCCGACGCAGCAGTGCGATATCCCTGCATCTCGTCACCATTGCAGCAGCGAGCGCAGCATAGTCTAATTCCGGAGCGACGGACTGCACGGTGTAGACAGCAGGACGGGACAACGCACTGGCCACTTGATTCGGCTTGCCAGCCACGCGCCGAACATCGGTTGTAAACTCAGAAACGAAAGCCGGGTGCCGCCGCTGCCGAGCAGACCAGGGATCAGACACCTTCGCCAAGGCAAACCCCAGAGGTTTGTGGTCCGTAAACGCGGTAAATGTCCTGCGCTCCAGGAAATATCGGAAATGCCAATTAAAGAGCCAACAGCTCGCAGTCAGACGCACTGTAATTGCGCTCAGGAGGGCGTAGGTGCCGGCTGAAGAAAGCGGGTGCCAACGGCCACCGATGAACTGTTCGAGGACCCCTCCGACAGCAGCATCAGAAGCATCCACGGTGAGGGCAATGGTGGCCACGGTCCACCAGCAACGTGGCCGCATCTAGCGCCTCCTTGGCACCCTCGAAAGCGGCGTCAGACTTGGCGGTCCACACGAGATCCCGTGGCGCACCGGCCAGGCACGGGAACAAAGGCCGCATGATCCGATCCTCCgccggcacgaaacgatggtaaaaGTTCACCATTCCCACAAACTCCTGCAGACCCTTGACGATGAGCCGCTGAGGAAAGCGGCGAATCGCCTCCACCTTGCCGGGAAGAGGCGTAGCGCCCTGAGGGGTAACGTGATGCCCAAGGAAGGTGATGGAGTTGTGACCGAACTGGCACTTGGCGGCGTTAATGACCAACCCGTGATCCCGGAGTCTCTCGAACGACACGCGGAGCTAGTTGAAAAGCCTGCGCGCCGTTTTTAAGTCCAAAAGGCATCCGCAGTTACTCAAACAGGCCAAAGGGAATGATGAGAGCAGTCTTGGGCACATCATCGGGGGGTGGACAGGAATCTGATGGAATCTGCCCGCACacaggacttgtgtagatggggcatcttggtcatcgtgggcaggttgggcctgtttccacactgtatcctggCTAAATTATGGTACGTGGCTACTGCAGGTTAAGGAGCCCTGTGTCCTGTGCCATGACTACGGGAATGATTGGTGGcccagcggtatagttgctgcctcacagcgccagaggcccgagcttgatcctgattacagttgctgtctgtacggagtttgtaccttctccccgtgacctgcgtgggttttctccgggtgctccggtttcctcccacactccaaagtcctgcgggtttgcaggttaattggcttctgtaaattgcctcaagtgtgtgtgtgtgtaggatggtgctagtgtatgcgaTCGACACGGATCCAAATGGCCCACTTCCATGCTGTGAAGCCTATCTCTTAGGCCTCAAAGTCCTAAATCTTTCATTGCTTTTTGGGGATCGGTGGATTaatgagactctctctctcttgtaggATCTGGAAAACAATTACACCTGCACCTGTCCTCAGGGGTTCTACGGCAAGAATTGTGAGATTAGCGCCATGACTTGCGCAGACGCGCCTTGCTTCAACGGCGGCTCGTGCAGCGAGAAGCCGCACGGCGGATACACTTGCCGATGCCCGGCTGGTTTCACGGGCTCCAACTGCGAGAAGAAGATTGGCCGTTGTACCAACAACCCCTGCGTAAACGGTAAGTTCAAATCACCCCTtcacctctctccaccccccccctccctttcctagCGTTACCTCTAGCGTCAGCTTcaattgggggggtgggggagggagacacctcactgaaacgtacaaaatagtgAAGGTAGACTAaacgctggggaaactcagcgggtgaggcagcatctatggagcgaaggaaatgggcaacgtttcgggccgaaacccttcatcagagtgaatagtgaaaggcctggatgtgcagaggatgttttcacactagtgggagagttgaggaccagaggccatagcatcagaattagaggacgttcctttcagaaggacatgaagaggaatttcttcgttcagagggtggtgaatctgtggaattctttgccacagaaggtggttggggccaagtcaatggatatgtttaaggcagagatagatagattcttgattagtacgggttgtaaggggttatggggagaaggcaggagattggggttgggagggggagatagatcagccatgattgaatggtggagtagacatgatgggccgaatggtctaattctgctcctaggtacagcacggaaacaggcccttcagcccaccgagtccacaatgaccagcgaccaccccgtatactagcactatcctacaacactttagactgtagagatacagcatggaaacaggcccttcagcccaccatgtctgcccCGACTATCGACAATCGTACGGGCTGGTGCAGCGTGACacgtagaaacttacaaaattcttaaggggttggacaggctagatgcaggaagattgttccccatgttggggaagtccaggacaaggggtcgcagtttaaggataagagggaaatcctttagaaccgagatgagaaaaacatttttcacacagagagtggtgaatctgcggaattctctgccacagaaggtagttgaggccacagttcattggctatatttaagagggagttagatgtggcccttgtggctaaagggatcagggggtatggagagaaggcagggatgggatactgagttggatgatcagccatgatcatattgaatggcgttgcaggctcgaagggccgaatggcctactcctgcacctgttgtctatgctTCTAATCAAGATGCCTTCCCTGTTTTTGatctaatctgtggaattctctgccacagaaagtagttgaggccacaatccattggctatatttaagagtgagttatatgtggcccttgtggctaaagggatcagggggtatggagagaaggtggggatgggatgggatactgagttggatgatcagccatgatcatatcgaatggcggtgcaggctggaagggccgaaacctattgtctatgtttctatgactgctctAACTCCTCGCCTCTCCCCGTAGGTGCGTGTTACGTTCTTGGCCGTAGCTTCATCTGCCGCTGTCGGACGGGGTTTGTCGGGACGAGGTGCGAGGTGAATGAGGACGACTGCGCCAAGGGCCCCTGTGCCAACGGTGGCACTTGCCTGGATGGCATCAATTCCTACACGTGCAGTTGCACCCTGGGCTACGGGGGCAGGGACTGTAGCGTGCGCAAGGACCCGTGCGCCAGCGGGCCCTGCAGGAACAACGGCGTCTGTTACACCCACTACACCGGGCACGTCTGCAAATGCCCCGCCGGCTTCATGGGGCCCAACTGCGAGTTCCACGTCAGGCCCACCACCCCAACCGAGGCAGACACCCCCTTCCCCGTGGCCCTGGCTATCTCTGTGGCTCTGGGCTTCGTCACTCTGACCCTGGTGGTGTTTGCAGCCGTGGTCTTCCTCAAGTACCTGCGCAGGACCCAAGGTGGCGGCAGGGCCTTGCGCAACGACCTGGAGACCATCAACAACCTGTCGGACTACCAGAAGGAGAAGGAGGCCTTCATCATCTCCACTGGGCAGTTCAAGGTGTCCAACAAGGATGCAGAGTTCAGCACCGACTGCCTGACCGACAAGTTTAACTGTAAACAGAAACTGGATTACAATCTCGCCGGGCATCTGAAAGAGGAGCGGCCTTTGAAAAAGAATCTTGAGAAGTGAGTACCGTGCCTGACCtgcaacgtcacacattccttctctccagagatgctgccggtcccgctgagttactccagcactttgtgtctttttttttggcaaaccagcatctgcagttccttatgtccaaTCCTGACCAACTGATTAACTAcaaggtgaagggtctcgaccctgaaacatcacacattccttctctccagtcccgctgagttactccagcactttgtgtcttttttttggcaaaccagcatctgcagttccttatgtccaaTCCTGACCAACTGATTAtctataagggtctcgacccgaaacatcacccgttccttctctccagagatgctgcctgtcccgctgagttactccagtactttgtctcttttttttgggggaatgagcatctgcagttccttatgtccaaTCCTGACCAACTGATTACaaggcaggcagcagctctggagaaaaggaatgggtgatgtcttgaTTTCGAAatattgccaattccttctctccagagatgctgctggtcctgctgagttaccccagcttttcgtgtcctctatcttcggtttaaaccagcctcggcagttccttcctgcacacgttTACAAAGCTAATACATTTTTGCGTGCGTGATGTTCTCGGGTGTTTTTTTCCACACTGGTAGTCAGAGGACGTCTAATAACCCTCCATCTTCTCTCCCCTCGCAGTAAGAAACCTGAGAGCCAGCAATCGTCCAAACCGGCGAGCTGTTGTCCGAAGGAGGGATTGTACCACCCGATGTACATCGTGTCTGAAAGAGTGGAGCCGTGCATATTTGCAACTGAGGTGAGACTTGGGACTGGAGTCTAGTACGACAGAGGTCGATGCAGACAGtactaataggacttgatgtttcaatccctctagtaaagggcctgtcccacttgcgtgtcatttacgctaCACCACGTGAcacgtgcgtggtgacgtaggcagtgacgtgaaGTCGCGCGCGAcgctccaggattttgggatttacAAAATCTTCGTACACTTTctgcaaatgtcgcccaagtgggacagccccttaagccaGCACTCTTGATATTGGTAGTGGAGTCTCGTACCACAGAGAGAACAGAGATAGATATACTCCGACCACTAACagtggcctgcttcctttattatcgttacttttgtgcatatctttctttcatttgttctatatctctccacatcaccgtcagtatctcttgtttccctctcccctgactctcagtgtgaagaagggtctcgacccgagacgtcacctattccttttctccaggaaagctgtctgacccgccgagtttagtttagtttagagatccagcgcggaaacaggcccttcggcccaccgggtccgtgccaaccagcgacccccacaaactaatactatcacacacacacacacaacgctttcctacacacacaaacccacacacacacacacacacacacacacacacacacacacacacacacacacacacacacacacacacacacacgacattttttacatttatgccaatttacctacaaacctgcacgtgtttggagtgtgggaggaaagcggagatcttggagaaaacccacgcaggtcacaaactctgtacagacagcgcccgtagtcgggatcaaacccgggtctctggcgctgtgaggcagcaactctaccgctgagcccccTTTCTTTTACCAATCATTTAAaaagtgtgtttaagaaggaactgcagatgctggaaaatcgaaggtagacaaaaatgctggagaaactcggcgggtgaggcagcatcttggagcgatggaaatgggtaacattttgggacgaaacccttcttcagactgaggaagggtttcggcccgaaacattgcctatttaaaAAGTCTGTGTGTCTATCCGCCCAGCtttttgttactccagctttatgtgcctgtcttcggtttaaaccagcatctgcagttccttctagatTCGagattcaagtttattgtcatgtgtcccagataggacactgaaattcttgctttgcttcagcacaacagactatattaggcatgaatacagaacagatcagtgtgtccaaacaccattatataaatatacacacacatgaataaacaaactgatcaagtgcaaataaacggagaatgggctattaatgttctgagtgtttaagaaggaactgcaaatgctggaaaatcgaaggtagacaaaaacgctggagaaactcagcgggtgctgcagcatctatggagcaaaggaaatgggcaacgtttcgggcctgaagaagggtttcggcccaatacgttgcctatttccttcgctccataaatgctgctgcacccgctgagtttctccagcatttttgtgtacctcctattaatgttcagagttttgtccgagtcaagtttaatagcctgatagcctTCTAACAGCAAGGATCAGCTATGCTGCAACTAAATTAATCATTGTATCTCTTCTGTTGCAGGTATGAATTCAATCTCCTCGCACTCCAAGCAGCCGATGCATCTCCTGTTTCTGAATGTTTACAGATTTAATGGACTCTACGGGGCTGGTTTTTGTTTTTGTATTCCtgtatttaatatttatttatgcTGCTCAATCTTCTGGGATGGAGAACCTCTTCTGTAGCTGAGGACCGTTGCCGAACCTGGGCTTTTTAGGATAATGAAGGTTGCCTCCTGACTCCTCTTTGGAaagctggggaaaaaaaacatttgcactattttcaaaaaggcacaaaaacaaaaaaaactaaatgcctaaacaaaataaaaaaacaaactgcatcCCAAGGACTGAAAAACAACGGTGGAGGCGGAAAAGGCAGGACCTTTTAAACCGATTGTGAACATGAGTTCTGAACCTGATCTATGCGACAGTTCTTGCGTATGGGGCCCCCTTTTACTAATAAGTTGCTCTTTCATTATGCAACGAATCTCGAAGGGGCTGCAACTGTGGAATATTGTTCTGCCCTCTCACTTAAAATGACAGACAATATCAGAGGCTCTCAAGAACCCAGCCTAGCCATCAGAACAAGAGGCACATACAGTATACGTGTCCGTAGTTATGAGGTCGGACAGTTGAgttcaaggcggagattgatcCAGACTTCAGTAAAACCCATTTGTGAACCTATGCTTCAGGACACCTTTGCCTCCCATAGACTTGTCCCCTTCTCTATATAGTCAACTATGGGGGGAAAATGCTGTGTATACTGTATGTCTTATCATGAAGGACTACTTTTTATTAACTAAACATGGCAAATTATTGCATTTCTGTTTCAAAGTCAAGCCaatgttattttaatattttataatttaagAATTTTTGATATGCATACAAAATGAAATATActttttctaattttattttgtaCATAGTGTATATTTATAAGAGAATTGTACAGATGTTTATCTATTATGTTTTATATATGTCTTTCTGTTGAAGAGAAGTtgaaatttatttttttccaaataaatgaaaataattctATGATAGGTTTTTTCGTAGTTTTTTGGGATGGTGGgtggattggtttagtttagagatccagcgcggaaacaggcccttcggcccaccgggtccgcgccgaccagcgatccccgcacactctaaagcccctgtctcactgtatgaggtaattcacgagttctcccgagttttcccctgattcgaactcggagaatgtccgtaacaagtccgtaggagttcgtggatgtctcttagcggctcgtacgagtaaaaagtaactaaTTTTGTTATCGcgagtattttttttaactcgcg
Coding sequences within:
- the dlc gene encoding delta-like protein C is translated as MATVFSCVVFLLSVAQTFCTGIFELKVDSFSSRQSGLSRSCQRGQQCGRFFRVCLKHYQVNISPEPPCTYGAGNTPVLGPGGDMVRDSEPIRIPFQFTWPGTFSLIIEAWNAESNEPSTDNPQNLISRLATGRRLAIGEDWSQDVQTVEQSELRYSYHVVCGEFYYGEGCSVYCRPRDDNFGHYTCDETGQRVCLPGWKGDYCSEPICLLGCHDKYGYCGRPGECICRIGWQGRFCDQCIRYPGCLHGMCQEPWQCNCQEGWGGLFCNQDLNYCTNHKPCTHGATCSNTGQGSYTCTCKPGYSGTNCQIETNECDSNPCKNGGSCTDLENNYTCTCPQGFYGKNCEISAMTCADAPCFNGGSCSEKPHGGYTCRCPAGFTGSNCEKKIGRCTNNPCVNGACYVLGRSFICRCRTGFVGTRCEVNEDDCAKGPCANGGTCLDGINSYTCSCTLGYGGRDCSVRKDPCASGPCRNNGVCYTHYTGHVCKCPAGFMGPNCEFHVRPTTPTEADTPFPVALAISVALGFVTLTLVVFAAVVFLKYLRRTQGGGRALRNDLETINNLSDYQKEKEAFIISTGQFKVSNKDAEFSTDCLTDKFNCKQKLDYNLAGHLKEERPLKKNLENKKPESQQSSKPASCCPKEGLYHPMYIVSERVEPCIFATEV